The Kitasatospora sp. NBC_00374 genome has a segment encoding these proteins:
- a CDS encoding ABC transporter ATP-binding protein, whose translation MSGAARSAGLRLLIGRHLRPHRGPLAAGAALALAGGLAGLAEPMAAKALIDRLAEGGSPTASALGLGALVLASVLVTGAGSYLLERTAEDVVRTTRERLAARILRLPVADLDRQRPGDLIARLTSDTALLRSAAGHALAACATSALMVLGGLVAMFLLDPVLAGATVGVIGTVCGLGALTLPGIGRATRQAQAVTGELGSAMERSLGAFRTVKANGLERQEIGAAREAARRAWSSGVRAARWEVAAEIASGLSVRLAFLTVLGVGGTRVATGRMTVSALVAFLFYLVFVGPLLTQLATSAGLVQRGIAAAQRIHEIERLPVEPLEPAGPAGAVSAPPGPAAPAALSFRQVSFGYPSRPGTVLDGLSLDVPAGGLTALVGPSGAGKSTTFALLERFYEPLAGSISLDGRALGDWPLAELRACIGYVEQDAPVLAGTLRSNLLQGAPRAGEDELRAVLAVTRLDRLVARLPDGLDTELGQRGTALSGGQRQRVAVARALLRRPRLLLLDEATSQLDAENERALREAVAEIARETTVVVIAHRLSTVAEARQIVVMEAGRARAVGTHRELLAADDLYARLVRTQLLAEA comes from the coding sequence GTGAGCGGTGCCGCGCGGTCCGCCGGGCTGCGGCTGCTGATCGGGCGTCACCTGCGACCGCACCGGGGGCCGCTGGCGGCCGGCGCCGCGCTGGCGCTGGCCGGCGGGCTGGCGGGGCTGGCCGAACCGATGGCCGCCAAGGCGCTGATCGACCGCCTGGCGGAGGGCGGCTCGCCGACCGCGTCCGCGCTCGGGCTCGGCGCCCTGGTGCTGGCCTCCGTCCTGGTCACCGGCGCCGGCTCGTACCTGCTGGAGCGCACCGCGGAGGACGTCGTGCGCACCACCCGGGAACGGCTGGCGGCGCGGATCCTGCGGCTGCCGGTGGCCGACCTCGACCGGCAGCGGCCCGGGGACCTGATCGCCCGGCTGACCTCCGACACGGCCCTGCTGCGCTCGGCCGCCGGGCACGCCCTGGCGGCCTGCGCGACCTCGGCGCTGATGGTGCTCGGGGGCCTGGTCGCGATGTTCCTGCTCGATCCGGTGCTGGCCGGTGCGACGGTCGGGGTGATCGGCACGGTGTGCGGGCTCGGCGCGCTCACCCTGCCCGGGATCGGCCGGGCCACCCGGCAGGCGCAGGCGGTCACCGGGGAGCTCGGGTCGGCGATGGAACGCTCGCTCGGCGCGTTCCGGACGGTGAAGGCCAACGGCCTGGAGCGGCAGGAGATCGGCGCCGCCCGGGAGGCGGCCCGCCGGGCCTGGTCGAGCGGCGTGCGGGCGGCGCGCTGGGAGGTGGCGGCGGAGATCGCCTCCGGGCTGTCGGTGCGGCTCGCCTTCCTGACGGTCCTGGGCGTCGGCGGGACGAGGGTGGCGACCGGCCGGATGACCGTGTCGGCGCTGGTGGCCTTCCTGTTCTACCTGGTCTTCGTCGGCCCGCTGCTGACCCAACTGGCCACCAGCGCGGGCCTGGTGCAGCGCGGCATCGCGGCGGCGCAGCGGATCCACGAGATCGAGCGGCTCCCGGTCGAACCGCTCGAACCGGCGGGACCGGCGGGAGCGGTGTCGGCACCCCCCGGCCCGGCCGCCCCCGCCGCGCTGTCCTTCCGGCAGGTGTCGTTCGGCTACCCGAGCCGCCCGGGGACGGTGCTCGACGGGCTGTCCCTCGACGTGCCGGCGGGTGGTCTCACCGCCCTCGTCGGCCCCTCGGGCGCGGGCAAGAGCACCACGTTCGCGCTGCTGGAGCGGTTCTACGAGCCGCTGGCCGGCAGCATCTCCCTGGACGGCCGCGCCCTGGGCGACTGGCCGCTGGCCGAACTGCGGGCCTGCATCGGGTACGTGGAACAGGACGCCCCGGTGCTCGCCGGCACCCTGCGGTCCAACCTGCTCCAGGGCGCGCCGCGGGCCGGCGAGGACGAGCTGCGCGCGGTGCTCGCCGTCACCCGTCTGGACCGGCTCGTGGCGCGGCTGCCCGACGGGCTGGACACCGAACTCGGCCAGCGCGGAACGGCGTTGTCGGGCGGCCAGCGGCAGCGGGTCGCCGTCGCGCGGGCGCTGCTGCGCCGGCCGAGGCTGCTGCTGCTGGACGAGGCGACCTCGCAGCTGGACGCCGAGAACGAGCGGGCGCTGCGGGAGGCCGTGGCCGAGATCGCCCGGGAGACGACCGTCGTGGTGATCGCCCACCGGCTGTCCACGGTCGCCGAGGCCCGGCAGATCGTGGTGATGGAGGCCGGCCGGGCCCGGGCGGTCGGCACCCACCGCGAGCTGCTGGCCGCGGACGACCTCTACGCACGGCTGGTCCGCACCCAGCTGCTGGCCGAGGCGTGA
- a CDS encoding JmjC domain-containing protein — translation MLREELTRWVGDVDAFRTDHWRSGPAVFRPGAAGPSEPLTLDEIDAALAGGLLRTPHVELARAGDPVHSATYTRPRTVSGVTGPGYADPDRIRSLLAEGATLVLRNVEHWHPRTRALTTRLQDELGRRVEAFHFVTPPGAQGLDLHRDDADVLLLQVTGSKRWTVHGGPTGDADWAPGAVADAGPALLETTLRAGEVLYIPRAFAHRAVGGEGLSSHVSLTIREVGARELFRALQHLLLDGLRLPARPLDDAALQTAGEQLLRRFRQRLPDLSAADLLAFARDAQRAEGDVPGLGASPGIAALAERLAAGASE, via the coding sequence ATGCTCCGGGAGGAACTCACCCGCTGGGTGGGCGACGTGGACGCCTTCCGCACCGACCACTGGCGCAGCGGACCGGCGGTCTTCCGCCCCGGCGCGGCCGGCCCGTCCGAACCGCTCACCCTCGACGAGATCGACGCCGCGCTCGCCGGCGGGCTGCTGCGCACCCCGCACGTCGAACTGGCCCGCGCCGGCGATCCGGTGCACTCCGCCACGTACACCCGCCCGCGCACGGTCTCCGGTGTGACCGGGCCCGGCTACGCCGACCCGGACCGGATCCGGTCCCTGCTGGCGGAGGGCGCGACGCTGGTCCTGCGCAACGTCGAGCACTGGCATCCCCGGACCAGGGCGCTGACCACCCGGCTGCAGGACGAACTGGGGCGCCGGGTCGAGGCGTTCCACTTCGTCACCCCGCCCGGCGCCCAGGGGCTCGACCTGCACCGCGACGACGCCGACGTCCTGCTGCTCCAGGTCACCGGCAGCAAGCGCTGGACGGTGCACGGCGGCCCGACCGGCGACGCGGACTGGGCCCCCGGGGCGGTCGCGGACGCGGGGCCGGCCCTGTTGGAGACCACCCTGCGGGCGGGCGAGGTGCTCTACATCCCCCGTGCCTTCGCGCACCGCGCGGTGGGCGGCGAGGGGCTCTCCTCGCACGTGTCCCTGACCATCCGCGAGGTCGGCGCCCGGGAGCTGTTCCGCGCCCTGCAGCACCTGCTGCTGGACGGCCTGCGGCTGCCGGCCCGCCCGCTGGACGACGCGGCCCTGCAGACCGCCGGCGAGCAGCTGCTGCGACGGTTCCGGCAGCGGCTGCCGGACCTCTCCGCGGCGGACCTGCTGGCGTTCGCCCGCGACGCCCAGCGCGCCGAGGGGGACGTCCCGGGTCTGGGCGCCAGCCCCGGCATCGCCGCGCTGGCCGAACGGCTCGCCGCCGGGGCGTCCGAGTGA
- a CDS encoding lanthionine synthetase C family protein, translated as MSLRQRAALVVAATARRLADPNVVQAPDGPSPSAFRAGSLSDGAPGIALLHAELAHRDPGHRTAALRWLARAADLARQPGQPPAPGPQGLYGPVAALSFALHRTAPSPTGHARARTHLADQVATLAGRRADGEQARIAAGRACTTLAGYDTISGLAGLGAHLLELDRPGPTAQVIATLAGLALPVRTEGRELPGWWVAQDGATYRPVHPADGHANLGAAHGVPGPLALLALAWRQGVRVPGQRAAITVLARWLCERAERDAAGVWWPGQLTLGPAHDGRAGRPSWCYGGPGIARSLQLAGLALDVRPWRDAGVAALRDALTRLDQPHSPPLDEAGLCHGWAGLLQTTWRAARDSGDPRLTAQVPRIAARLLELVDRDGPFGFAAGPGRRDPDEHPAGFLTGAAGAALALHTFATDTAPASRWDRALLLA; from the coding sequence GTGAGCCTTCGACAGCGGGCGGCCCTGGTGGTCGCCGCCACCGCACGGCGGCTGGCCGACCCGAACGTCGTCCAGGCGCCGGACGGGCCGTCCCCGTCCGCCTTCCGGGCCGGCAGCCTGAGCGACGGCGCGCCCGGGATCGCCCTGCTGCACGCGGAGTTGGCCCACCGTGACCCGGGGCACCGCACCGCAGCCCTGCGCTGGCTGGCACGGGCCGCCGACCTCGCCCGGCAGCCCGGGCAACCCCCCGCGCCCGGGCCGCAGGGGCTGTACGGGCCGGTCGCGGCGCTCTCCTTCGCCCTGCACCGCACCGCACCGTCCCCAACCGGCCACGCCAGGGCCCGGACCCATCTCGCCGACCAGGTCGCGACCCTGGCCGGGCGCCGGGCGGACGGCGAGCAGGCGCGGATCGCGGCCGGCCGGGCCTGCACCACGCTGGCCGGGTACGACACGATCTCCGGTCTCGCCGGGCTGGGCGCACACCTGCTGGAGCTCGACCGGCCCGGCCCGACCGCCCAGGTGATCGCCACCCTGGCGGGCCTCGCCCTGCCCGTCCGGACGGAGGGCCGCGAACTGCCCGGCTGGTGGGTGGCGCAGGACGGCGCCACCTACCGTCCGGTCCACCCGGCCGACGGGCACGCCAACCTCGGGGCCGCGCACGGGGTGCCCGGGCCGCTCGCCCTGCTCGCGCTCGCCTGGCGCCAAGGCGTCCGGGTGCCGGGCCAGCGGGCCGCGATCACCGTGCTCGCCCGGTGGCTGTGCGAACGGGCCGAGCGGGACGCCGCCGGGGTCTGGTGGCCCGGCCAGCTGACCCTCGGCCCGGCCCACGACGGCCGGGCCGGCCGCCCCTCGTGGTGCTACGGCGGCCCCGGCATCGCCCGCAGCCTCCAGCTGGCCGGCCTCGCCCTGGACGTCCGGCCGTGGCGGGACGCGGGTGTGGCGGCCCTGCGCGACGCGCTGACCCGGCTGGACCAGCCGCACTCCCCGCCGCTCGACGAGGCCGGGCTCTGCCACGGCTGGGCCGGGCTGCTCCAGACCACCTGGCGCGCCGCCCGGGACAGCGGCGACCCCCGGCTCACCGCGCAGGTGCCGCGGATCGCCGCCCGGCTGCTGGAACTGGTCGACCGGGACGGCCCGTTCGGCTTCGCCGCCGGGCCCGGGCGGCGGGACCCGGACGAGCACCCGGCCGGGTTCCTGACCGGCGCGGCCGGCGCCGCCCTCGCGCTGCACACCTTCGCCACCGACACCGCCCCCGCGTCCCGGTGGGACCGGGCGCTGCTGCTGGCCTGA
- a CDS encoding lantibiotic dehydratase has protein sequence MEAPATPRGGTAPGPSTFRCADTPLFRAAVRPTRPAEDSGTTAGTGPADTDDTGTEEALRARLAAAAADAPLREAVALASPSLSRILDRVVAGAPVRAKQLRRAVRAVARYRLRMSGRATPFGTMAGVAAIGFADAPEVRWGERHVKAVRPDMGWLTEVVAGLEREPAVLRLLRVTANDLCFVRGGRLVVPYVPSPGAGARPAAQEVSVRAGEVVLRVLERAARPVPFGELHRHLLDAYPGAAPGTVERLLADLVGAEVLLTELRPPTEAAEPLGHVLALLAPGTAVLPPRVAGTVDELSSIQDELAQYAATPLGSGRAARNAATGRMHRLHPAEHLVQVDLGLDVDVRLPPVVRAEVEQAAEALWRLSAHRPGPAHLRQYHEDFLERYGAGRAVPLTELLDPDLGLGGPAGYRLPVTARQLRAEGGEPGAQDRLLTTLAQEASIIGAPELVLDDDLLDRLTAAEPGGPEPAPPASFEILAQLLADSPEGLADGAFRLVITGGARTAGAHAGRFGRVLGTADDLVTAVVRDLPTTDPDAVKAQLCFPPPRGATANVAMVPRRLPHTIVLAAFADRTDATVLGVSDLAVVADVRRLAVVAPRLGREVVPVVPSMLATMWHAPNAARFLHEITQHGGPAWPRWRWGTADTLPYLPRVRRGRTVLSPARWRPTDPSLQDRATGADAWERRFAAWRERWRVPDEVESVNGDNRIALDLRRPFHRALLRDEWLRRPGAVLQELPTGCGHGTGWLAAGPREPAGRTNEIAFPLLRRHAATPPARPLRYPEPRRERTAHGPGSDWLYGKVYCSPERQDEILTHRLPRLLDGLDGLVRRWFFLRYRDPDAHLRLRIHGDPAVLAAQVLPGLNTWSDALVTAGLAGRLTLDTYEPELERYGGAQARAAAEAAFEADSAACLAQLALLDRRELDLERTVLAAAGYVDLACRVAGPEQGVRHLLARARPPGAAEPDREAKDLARELIDPFGGWDRLRARPGGPALAACWERRAPALTAYGDRLRALDGGSGAAGALDALLHLHHNRLVGIDRPAEERAFALAAVALRSRLDRGRAAR, from the coding sequence ATGGAGGCACCCGCAACCCCCCGGGGCGGCACCGCCCCCGGCCCGTCCACCTTCCGGTGTGCGGACACCCCCCTGTTCCGCGCGGCGGTCCGCCCGACCCGCCCGGCCGAGGACTCCGGCACAACGGCGGGCACCGGCCCGGCGGACACCGACGACACCGGCACCGAGGAGGCGCTGCGCGCCCGGCTGGCCGCCGCGGCCGCGGACGCCCCGCTGCGCGAGGCGGTGGCGCTCGCCAGCCCCTCGCTCAGCCGGATCCTCGACCGGGTGGTGGCCGGCGCCCCCGTGCGGGCGAAGCAGCTGCGCCGGGCCGTCCGGGCGGTCGCCCGCTACCGGCTGCGGATGTCCGGCCGGGCGACACCGTTCGGCACGATGGCCGGGGTCGCCGCGATCGGCTTCGCCGACGCGCCGGAGGTCCGCTGGGGCGAGCGCCACGTGAAGGCCGTCCGCCCCGACATGGGCTGGCTGACCGAGGTGGTCGCCGGGCTGGAACGGGAGCCGGCCGTGCTGCGGCTGCTCCGGGTGACCGCCAACGACCTGTGCTTCGTCCGCGGCGGCCGACTGGTCGTCCCGTACGTCCCGTCCCCCGGCGCGGGCGCGCGGCCGGCCGCGCAGGAGGTCTCGGTGCGGGCCGGCGAGGTGGTCCTGCGCGTGCTCGAACGGGCCGCGCGGCCGGTGCCGTTCGGCGAACTGCACCGTCATCTGCTCGACGCGTACCCCGGCGCCGCCCCCGGCACCGTCGAGCGGCTGCTCGCCGACCTGGTCGGCGCGGAGGTGCTGCTGACCGAGCTGCGCCCGCCGACGGAGGCCGCCGAGCCGCTGGGCCACGTCCTGGCCCTGCTCGCCCCCGGCACGGCCGTCCTGCCCCCGCGGGTGGCCGGGACTGTCGACGAACTCTCTTCCATACAGGACGAGTTGGCGCAGTACGCGGCAACGCCGCTGGGCTCCGGCCGAGCGGCCCGCAACGCCGCCACCGGGCGGATGCACCGGCTGCACCCGGCCGAGCACCTGGTCCAGGTCGACCTGGGGCTGGATGTGGACGTCCGGCTGCCACCCGTCGTCCGGGCGGAGGTCGAGCAGGCCGCCGAGGCGCTGTGGCGGCTGTCCGCGCACCGGCCGGGACCCGCCCATCTGCGCCAGTACCACGAGGACTTCCTGGAACGCTACGGCGCCGGACGGGCCGTGCCGCTGACCGAGCTGCTCGACCCCGACCTCGGCCTGGGCGGCCCGGCCGGCTACCGACTGCCGGTCACCGCACGGCAGTTGCGGGCCGAGGGCGGCGAGCCCGGCGCGCAGGACCGGCTGCTCACCACGCTCGCCCAGGAGGCGTCCATCATCGGCGCGCCGGAACTCGTCCTCGACGACGACCTGCTCGACCGGCTGACGGCCGCCGAACCGGGCGGGCCGGAGCCGGCCCCGCCGGCCTCGTTCGAGATCCTCGCCCAGCTGCTGGCCGACTCGCCCGAGGGCCTGGCCGACGGCGCGTTCCGGTTGGTGATCACCGGTGGTGCCAGGACGGCCGGCGCCCACGCCGGCCGCTTCGGGCGGGTCCTGGGCACCGCCGACGACCTGGTCACCGCGGTCGTGCGCGACCTCCCCACCACCGACCCGGACGCGGTGAAGGCGCAGCTCTGCTTCCCGCCACCGCGCGGGGCCACCGCCAACGTGGCCATGGTGCCGCGCCGGCTGCCGCACACCATCGTCCTCGCCGCCTTCGCCGACCGGACCGACGCCACCGTGCTCGGCGTCTCCGACCTCGCCGTGGTGGCGGACGTGCGGCGCCTGGCGGTCGTCGCTCCCCGGCTCGGCCGAGAGGTGGTCCCGGTCGTCCCCAGCATGCTGGCGACCATGTGGCACGCGCCGAACGCGGCCCGCTTCCTGCACGAGATCACCCAGCACGGCGGGCCGGCCTGGCCCCGCTGGCGCTGGGGCACCGCCGACACCCTGCCCTACCTGCCCCGGGTCCGGCGCGGGCGGACGGTACTGTCCCCCGCCCGCTGGCGTCCGACCGATCCGTCGCTCCAGGACCGCGCCACCGGCGCCGACGCCTGGGAGCGCCGCTTCGCCGCCTGGCGGGAGCGCTGGCGGGTGCCGGACGAGGTGGAGAGCGTCAACGGCGACAACCGGATCGCCCTGGACCTGCGACGGCCGTTCCACCGCGCGCTGCTCAGGGACGAGTGGCTGCGCCGCCCGGGGGCCGTCCTTCAGGAGCTCCCCACCGGCTGCGGCCACGGCACCGGCTGGCTGGCCGCCGGCCCGCGGGAGCCCGCCGGCCGGACCAACGAGATCGCCTTCCCGCTGCTGCGCCGCCACGCCGCCACCCCGCCGGCCCGCCCGCTGCGCTACCCGGAGCCGCGCCGCGAACGCACCGCGCACGGCCCGGGCTCCGACTGGCTGTACGGCAAGGTGTACTGCTCCCCCGAGCGGCAGGACGAGATCCTCACCCACCGGCTCCCCCGGCTGCTGGACGGCCTGGACGGCCTGGTGCGGCGCTGGTTCTTCCTGCGCTACCGCGATCCGGACGCCCATCTGCGGCTGCGCATCCACGGCGACCCGGCCGTCCTCGCCGCCCAGGTGCTGCCGGGCCTCAACACCTGGTCCGACGCGCTGGTGACGGCCGGGCTGGCCGGCCGGCTGACGCTGGACACCTACGAACCGGAGCTCGAACGCTACGGCGGCGCACAGGCCCGCGCCGCGGCCGAGGCCGCGTTCGAGGCGGACAGCGCCGCCTGCCTGGCGCAGCTCGCCCTGCTCGACCGGCGTGAACTCGACCTGGAACGCACCGTGCTGGCCGCGGCCGGCTACGTCGACCTGGCCTGCCGGGTGGCCGGGCCCGAGCAGGGCGTACGGCACCTGCTGGCCCGGGCCCGCCCGCCGGGCGCCGCCGAGCCCGACCGGGAGGCCAAGGACCTGGCCCGGGAGCTGATCGACCCGTTCGGCGGCTGGGACCGGCTGCGGGCACGTCCCGGCGGCCCGGCCCTGGCCGCCTGCTGGGAACGCCGGGCCCCGGCCCTGACCGCGTACGGCGACCGGCTGCGCGCGCTGGACGGCGGGTCGGGCGCCGCCGGGGCGCTGGACGCGCTGCTGCACCTGCACCACAACCGCCTGGTCGGCATCGACCGGCCCGCCGAGGAACGGGCCTTCGCGCTCGCCGCCGTCGCCCTGCGCAGCCGGCTGGACCGCGGCAGGGCCGCCCGGTGA
- a CDS encoding TetR family transcriptional regulator gives MSEVQEQVQGAGAGAGGGKPTTRDALIEAAFQLFLERGFEQTTIDDITGLAGVGRRSFFRYFPSKEDVVFPDHEGALTEMTAFLDDCGDGGDPVVQVCDAARLVLRMYAANPTFSVERYLLTRKVPNLRIHELSVVWRYERTLAAHLRARYSARSDGALRADVVAAAVVAAHNHALRTWLRSGGAGDVREAVDLALDFVVGTWSEQPRPDGGDGPEPAEDVVVLVARRGTPMWRVVQGIESALDG, from the coding sequence ATGAGCGAGGTGCAGGAGCAGGTCCAGGGCGCGGGTGCGGGCGCGGGCGGCGGGAAGCCGACCACCCGGGACGCCCTCATCGAGGCGGCCTTCCAGCTGTTCCTGGAGCGCGGGTTCGAGCAGACCACGATCGACGACATCACCGGGCTGGCCGGGGTCGGGCGGCGGTCGTTCTTCCGCTACTTCCCCTCCAAGGAGGACGTGGTCTTCCCCGACCACGAGGGTGCGCTGACCGAGATGACCGCCTTCCTGGACGACTGCGGGGACGGCGGCGACCCGGTGGTCCAGGTCTGCGACGCGGCCCGCCTGGTGCTGCGGATGTACGCGGCCAACCCGACCTTCTCGGTCGAGCGCTACCTGCTCACCAGGAAGGTCCCCAACCTGCGGATCCACGAGCTGTCCGTGGTCTGGCGCTACGAGCGCACGCTCGCCGCCCATCTCCGGGCCCGCTACTCGGCCCGGTCCGACGGGGCCCTGCGGGCCGACGTGGTGGCCGCGGCCGTGGTCGCCGCGCACAACCACGCCCTGCGCACCTGGCTGCGCTCCGGCGGGGCCGGCGACGTCCGGGAGGCCGTCGACCTGGCGCTGGACTTCGTCGTCGGCACCTGGAGCGAGCAGCCGCGGCCCGACGGCGGGGACGGCCCGGAGCCCGCCGAGGACGTGGTGGTCCTGGTGGCCCGGCGCGGCACCCCGATGTGGCGGGTGGTGCAGGGGATCGAGTCGGCGCTGGACGGCTGA